One region of Limnospira fusiformis SAG 85.79 genomic DNA includes:
- the lnt gene encoding apolipoprotein N-acyltransferase has translation MKLLSVEHFNLKLPANFNLRKVRYISLSLFSGILMGLATEPLGWWLVAWVAFVPLWVMVVEAKRRGRIPWEITAGWGVGYYGFSLFWMTGIHPMTSLGVPWLASLAIAIFSWVFITLWGTAIVIVWGWLFAKLMPLNIGAKTSLIRILIGTALWCALEAVWSGGPLWWSTLALTQSFGNLVILHLGQISGPNTVVATILVVNGTVAELWLTHKQQKSSLYLIPVGIFAIAHLIGLSLYNIPLNSDPETSLRVGVIQGNIPNEIKLNPQGFRQALNGYTRGYLELAARGVDAVLTPETALPFVWNRHDSYHYNYSLYQAILPQGVIAWVGGFGETEGGLTNSLFTINGEGEIIGQYDKTHLVPLGEYIPFDAILGRVINRLSPLEARLVAGEKQQKFETGWGKAIAGICYDSAFADHFRRQVAAGGEFILTASNDAHYATMMLSQHHAQDVMRAIEGDRWTVRATNTGYSGIIDPHGRTLWISGINTYEIHDHIIYRRHSQTLYVRWGDWLTFLLLAISAIVIFWNRFLSLAIPQNRR, from the coding sequence ATGAAACTGCTTTCAGTCGAACATTTTAACCTCAAGTTACCCGCTAATTTTAACCTCCGAAAAGTGCGCTATATCTCCCTGTCTCTATTCAGTGGAATATTGATGGGGTTGGCTACCGAACCTCTGGGGTGGTGGCTAGTGGCTTGGGTGGCTTTTGTTCCTCTGTGGGTTATGGTGGTGGAAGCTAAAAGACGGGGACGAATACCCTGGGAAATAACCGCTGGTTGGGGTGTTGGCTATTATGGCTTTTCCCTGTTTTGGATGACCGGAATTCACCCCATGACCAGTCTGGGAGTTCCCTGGTTGGCTAGTTTGGCGATCGCTATATTTTCCTGGGTTTTTATTACCCTCTGGGGAACAGCGATCGTCATCGTTTGGGGATGGTTATTTGCGAAATTAATGCCATTAAATATCGGCGCTAAAACCTCGTTAATTAGAATCCTAATAGGGACGGCTTTATGGTGTGCTTTAGAAGCCGTTTGGAGTGGGGGTCCCCTGTGGTGGTCAACACTCGCTTTAACCCAAAGTTTCGGTAATTTGGTGATTCTCCATTTGGGTCAAATCTCTGGACCTAATACCGTTGTGGCTACTATATTAGTCGTCAATGGGACTGTAGCTGAACTCTGGTTAACACATAAACAGCAGAAATCGTCACTCTATTTAATTCCTGTCGGAATATTTGCGATCGCTCATTTAATCGGATTGAGTCTCTACAATATTCCCCTAAATTCTGACCCCGAAACTTCTCTGAGAGTCGGAGTTATTCAAGGGAATATCCCTAATGAAATTAAACTCAATCCCCAGGGTTTTCGACAGGCTTTAAATGGATACACGCGGGGATATTTAGAATTGGCGGCGCGGGGTGTCGATGCAGTCTTAACCCCCGAAACCGCTTTGCCTTTTGTCTGGAACAGACATGACAGCTATCACTACAATTATAGCTTATATCAGGCGATTTTGCCACAAGGTGTTATAGCTTGGGTGGGGGGATTTGGCGAGACCGAAGGGGGATTAACTAATAGTTTATTTACCATTAATGGTGAAGGGGAAATTATCGGTCAATATGACAAAACTCATTTAGTTCCCCTGGGTGAATATATCCCCTTTGATGCCATTCTGGGAAGGGTCATTAATCGTCTGTCACCCCTGGAAGCGCGGTTAGTCGCCGGGGAAAAACAACAAAAATTTGAGACTGGTTGGGGAAAAGCGATCGCTGGAATTTGCTACGATTCCGCCTTTGCTGACCATTTCCGCCGTCAAGTAGCAGCAGGAGGGGAATTTATCCTAACAGCCTCTAATGATGCTCATTATGCCACTATGATGCTATCACAACATCACGCCCAAGATGTGATGCGCGCCATAGAAGGCGATCGCTGGACAGTTAGGGCTACTAATACAGGTTATTCTGGCATTATCGACCCCCACGGTCGCACCTTATGGATTTCTGGTATCAATACCTACGAAATCCATGACCA